The window TCTCCACCTCCTCCTCGATCGAGGAGGTGACCGCCGAGTTGCCGATGTTGGCGTTGACCTTCACCAGGAACCGCTTGCCGATGATCATCGGCTCGCTCTCCGGATGGTTGACGTTGGCCGGCAGGACGGCCCGGCCCGCCGCGATCTCGTCGCGGACGGTGCGCGGGTCGAGCTTCTCCCGGATGGCCACGTACTCCATCTCCGGGGTCACTTCGCCGCGCCGCGCGTAGGCGAGCTGGGTGACCGCGCGGCCGGGGACGGCGCGGCGGGGCCTGCGCGGCCGGCCGGGGAAGACCGCGTCGAGGTTGCGCAGACCGCCGCGCGGGCTGGTGTGCTTGATCCCGTCGTCCTCCGGGCGGACGGGGCGCCCCGCGTACTCCTCGGTGTCGCCGCGCGCGGTGATCCAGTGCTCCCGCAGGGGCGCCAGACCCCGGCGGACGTCGGTCTCCACTCCCGGGTCGGTGTACGGGCCGGAGGTGTCGTACAGCGTGACGGCGTTGCCGTTGGTGAGGTGCACCTGGCGGACCGGCACGCGCAGATCGGGGCGGGAGCCCTCGATGTACGCCTTGTGCCAGCCGATGGACTTCCCGGCCTCGTTCTTCTGCTCGGAGGCAGGCGTGCGTACGTCCTGTGTGGTCATGAGACCTACTCCCTACGCCGGCATTACCCGGTAACAGGTTCGGCGGTCGACGCAGCGATGTCCCTGGCCCTGACCGGTCTTGGCGACCGGTCGTCCAGCGGAGGTCAGCGCCCTCTCAGCCCGGTGCTCCGAGCTCCCGCGTGTACAAAGGTGGCTCCACGCTAACGTCCCTTCGGCCGTGCTGAACAGTGGGCCTCGCCGACTCTTGCGATGATCGACGCGTGACCTCGACGACGCCACCGCCGCCCCCGCCCTCGCAGCCCCCCTCGGACGGGCCGCCGCCCGGCGGCCACGACGGGGGTCCGCCGACGGGCGGTCACGGGCACTCCCACAGCCACGGCCCGGCCGCTCCCGTCTCCAGGCATCTGCGCAAGGTGATCGCGGCCGTCCTGATCCCCTTCGCCGCCGCCGTCGTGGTCGGGCTGCTCGTCCTGTGGCCCGGGGGAGCACCGCCGCACGAGCGGACCGGTGTCGGCATGGACCGCCAGACGGAACAGGGCTCGGTCACCAAGCTGGAGCAGGTCGACTGCTCCGACGTGAACGTCTCCCAGCCACCCCCCACCGGTGACACCTCCACCCCGGAGGGCCGCTCCGCGCAGGAGCAGGCGACCGGACGGTGCGAGAAGGCCACCATCGAGGTGACCTCCGGGCCGCACGCGGGCCGCACCTTCACCGAGATCGTGCAGCCGGACGCCTCCCGCAAACTGAGCCAGGGGCAGGGCGTGGTGGTCGCCTACGCCCCGGACGCGCCGGAGGAACTCCAGTACTCCGTCACCGACGTCGACCGGAAGTTCCCGCTCACCCTGCTGGCCGCGATCTTCGCCGTGGCGGTGGTGCTGGTCGGCCGGATGCGGGGCCTGATGGCGCTGGTCGCGCTCGCCGCGAGCTTCGCGCTGCTCACGCTGTTCATCCTGCCGGCGATCCTCCAGGGCTCGAATCCTCTGGTGGTGGCGGTGGTCGGCGCCAGCGCCATCATGCTGATCGCCCTGTATCTCTGTCATGGCCTGACCGCGAGGACCTCGGTGGCGGTGCTCGGCACTCTGGTCTCCCTCCTGCTGATCGGCGTGCTCGGCTCGGTCTTCATCGGCTGGGCCGCTCTGACGGGCAACACCGACGACAACACGGGCCTGATCCACGGTCTCTACCCGGAGATCGACATGAGCGGCCTGCTGCTGGCCGGCGTCATCATCGGCTCCCTCGGTGTCCTGGACGACGTGACGGTCACCCAGACCTCGGCGGTGTGGGAACTGCACCAGGCCGACCCGTCGATGGGCCGGCGCAAGCTCTACCGGGCCGGCATCCGCATCGGCCGGGACCACATCGCCTCCGTGGTGAACACCCTGGTGCTGGCGTACGCGGGTGCCGCTCTGCCGTTGCTGCTGCTCTTCTCGATCGCCCAGAGCAGCGTGGGCATGGTCGCCAACAGCGAGCTGGTGGCGGAGGAGATCGTCCGGACCCTGGTGGGCTCGATCGGCCTGGTCGCCTCTGTCCCGGTGACGACGGCGCTGGCGGCACTGGTGGTGTCGGCGGACAAGGGCACGGGGGTGCCCGTGGGCGGCGCTCCGGCGGCGCGCGGCGGCAAGGGGCGTCGCCGCAGGAAGCGCTGAGGCGGGTGCCGGCGCCGGACGGGCGGGGCCCGGCCGGCGCCGGTTCACTCAGCCGGCGCTCTGTTCCTCCGCGAGGATGCGGTTCAGGGCATCGTCGAGGTGGGTGTCGAAGTCGGCGTGAGCCCGTTCGCTGCCGAGCGGGACGAGCCGGTCGGTGCGGTCGAGGAAGGCGAGCAGCGGTGCCTTCCCGGCACGGAACAGGGCCTGCTCGGAGCCGACCTGGAGGGTGATGTGCACCTCCCTGGTGGCCTCCCGCCCGACCGGACAGACGTGCACGTCGCCGTCGCCCGCGGCGTCCAGGACTCCGTCGACCAGCAGTTCGCGGCCGAAGACCCAGGTGACAGGTGCGTCGCCGGGGAGGTGGAACGTCAGCCGCACCGCGTACGGATCGACGGTCTCGTACCGCAGCTCCACCGGGATGCGGAACGCGAGCTCCTCGGAGACGAGGAAGCTCATCATGACCTCTGCCTGTACTGACTCGCGCATGGACTACCCCGCCAGTTGCCGCCACGTGGCCGAAATCCGTCCCGGCCCTTCATGGCATCTTGCAGAACGCCATCATTGGATCACAAGGAGTGAGTTTTCAGATGCTGATAGAGAACCGGAGCCGCCGGAGAATGCTGCCGACGTCCCGGTGCAGCAGTTGCGTGGTGGACCGCAGGCGTTCGGCCTGTGCGGCGGGGAGGGAGAGGGCGAGGACAGCGGCGGTGGACCCGACGGTGATCGGCACGGCCGCGCAGGCCACACCGAGGGCGTACTGCTGATACTCGACGACCGGCTGCATACGCTCGGCCGCGGCCAGCCGGCGCAGCAGGCGCCGGCTGTCGGGGACCGAGTACGGGGTGAGTTGCCGGACCGGATGCCGGGAGAGGTGATCCCGGCGGCCCTCCTCGTCGAGCTGCGAGAGGAGGCACTGGCCTATGGCGTGGGCGTGGGCGGTCTCACGGAAGTCGGCCCATTCCGCGACCGCGGGATTCCCGGGCGTGTCCGCCGTCGCGACCAGGTCGACCTCGCCGTCCCGGTACATGGCGAAGTAGACGGGCGCACCGAGGCGTTCGTGCCAGTGGCGCAGGACCTCGTCGATGAGGTGGCGGCGGCTCTGCTGGGCGTGCGCCTCGTCGAGACGGGCCACGGCGGATCCCAACACGTAGACGCCGTCGACCCGTCGGAGGTACCGCTCGTGGGTCAGGGTGCGCAGCAGGTGGTAGGCGGTGGGCAGCGCGACGCCCGCCTCACGGGCCAACTGCTTGGCGGGGGCACCGCCTTCGTGGACGGCGGCGGCCTCCAGCAGCCGAAGGGCCCGCTGGACGGAGCCGATGAGCGTAGGCGCGACGTGGCCGTCGTCCTGGTGAGTACCCGTGGACCAGTCATCCGGTCGGTCCGCGGGCGTGGCGTGGGCCATGGCCTGGTCACCCCCGGAGAGCCTGAACCCCCGGGCGCGGCCGCCCGGAGCGGTGCGAAGGCGGGGCCTTCGCGCCGGATTCCGGACTGTAGCCGGTGGCCTCGCGGCGGGTTCCCCGCTTGGGGAGCCATTCCCCCGGGTGGAGGAATCGCCGCGTCTGCGTCCTGCCGGCTACCAGCTGCCGCTGCCCGAGGACGGGAAGAACTTCCTGACCACGTAGATGAGTCCGCCGACGAGGGCGACGAAGATCAGGATCTTGAAGAGCAGCCCGACGACGAAGCCGACCACGGAGGCGATGAGGCCGCCGAAGATGAAGAGGGCGAGGACCGGGACGGCGATCCACTTCACCCACCACGGAAGTCCGATGAATACCTCGCGTGCGCCCATGACCTGTCCCCTCTCTGCCTGTCGCGCCCCGGTGGCGCGGCCGACGGTGCGGCCCGGACCTCGTCGGCCCTCGCGCTGCCGTGTCGTCTTCGATGCTAGGCGGCCGCAGCGAACGGTGGGCGGCTCGCGCCCCCCGTCTCTCCCTGACCCTCCCCCTAGGGAACAGCCGGGGCGCCGCCAGGGTTCCCGCCCGTACCGGCCTCAGCCCTCCGGCGGGGAGAAGACCACCATGACCCGCAGGTCCTCGCTGATGTGGTGGAACTTGTGCGGCGTACCGGCCGGGACGTAGACGACACTGCCGCGCCCCACCTCGGTGGTCTCCTCGCCCACGGTGATGGCCGCCCGGCCGCTGACGACGAGGTACACCTCGTCCTGGCGGTGCGGCTGCTGCGGGTCGAGCTGACCGGCGTTGAGGGCGTACAGGCCCACGGACATGTTCCGCTCACGCAGGAACTGGAGGTACGCGCCGTCGTTGGCGGCGCGCTCCGCCTCCAGTTCGTCGAGCCGGAAAGCCTTCATCAGCCGCTGGCCTCTCTGTTCGCTTCTCACGGTGTGCCTTCGGTCCGGCCGGCCGCTCGCGGGGCGAGCGGTGTGCCCGCTGACGGCGCCGATCTTGTCTGCCACGATCAGACACATGACCAATTTCCTAGTCAAGACGCTGGCGAACGCGGCTGCCCTTCTGGTCGCCGTGTGGCTGCTCAAGGACATCACCCTCACCGGCGACAGCACCGGTAACAAGGCGCTCACACTCATTGTCGTCGCCCTGATCTTCGGCCTGGTCAACTTCCTCGTGAAGCCGGTGGTGAAGGTCCTGACCTTCCCGTTGTTCGTGCTCACGCTTGGCCTGATCACGCTGGTGGTCAACGCGCTGATGCTGCTGCTGACCTCCTGGCTGGCAGGCCAGTTCGAGCTGGGTTTCCACGTCGACGGTTTCTGGACCGCCGTCCTCGGCGGCCTGATCATCTCGGTGGTCTCCTGGGCGCTGAACGTCGCCCTGCCCGACCGCAAGGACTGACCCCGCGCCTTCGGCACTCCCCGCCTCGGGGCGGATCTCCCTGCGAGCAGTCCGCCCCGCCGGGCTCTCTCCGCGACGTCCGTCCAGGTCGTGGACGTGTGGTGCGCGGGGAGGAAAGCGTGTCCGATGCTGGAGGCGGGCGGCCCGGCCGTGGAGGTCCGCCCGGCAGGGGCCAGGGACGACGCGAGAAGGGCGGCCACCAATGACGGGCGACGGCACGAGGGCGGTACGAGCGGGTCTGCCCAAAGCGGTGAAGAACGAGCCGACACTCCCCGGACCGGTCTTCGCCGCCCACTTCCACCTTCCCGGCGACGTGAGCGGACCGTACGCCTACGGCCGGGACGACAATCCGACCTGGACCCATCTGGAACAGGCCATCGCCGAACTGGACGCGCCGGGCGGGAACGCCCACACGCTGGTCTTCGCCTCGGGCATGGCGGCCATCTCGGCCGTGCTGTTCTCCCAGCTCGGTGCGGGCGACACCGCGGTGCTGCCGGACGACGGCTACCAGGCGCTGCCGCTCCTGCGCGAGCAGCTGAGCGCCTACGGCGTGGAAGTGCGCACCGCGCCGACCGGCGGTGACGCGCAACTGGACGTCCTGGACGGCGCCAAGCTGCTGTGGATCGAGTCCCCGTCCAACCCCGGCCTCGACGTCTGCGACATCCGCCGCCTGGTCGACGCCGCCCACGCCCGGTCGGCGCTGGTCGCGGTGGACAATACCCTGGCGACTCCGCTCGGCCAGCGACCGCTGGAGCTGGGCGCCGACTTCTCGGTGGCCTCGGACACCAAGGGGATGACAGGCCACGGCGACATCCTGCTCGGCCACGTGACCTGCCGCGACGCCGAGCTGGCCGCGGGCGTCAAGCGCTGGCGCAAGATCGTGGGCGCGATCCCGGGCCCGATGGAGGCGTGGCTCGCCCACCGCTCCCTCGCCACGCTGCACCTTCGCGTCGAGCGGCAGACCGCCAACGCGCTGGCGCTGGCCGAGGCTCTCCGCGCCCGGTCCGACGTCACGGGCCTGCGCTATCCGGGGCTGTCCGACGATCCCTCGCACACGGTCGCGGCCCGCCAGATGCGGCGCTTCGGTTCGGTCGTCTCGTTCGACCTCGGCGCCAGGGAGCGGGCCGAGCGCTTCCTGGCCGAGCTGCGGCTAGTCGAGGACGCCACCAGTTTCGGGAGCGTGCGCTCGACCGCGGAACGGCGGGGCCGGTGGGGCGGCGACGCCGTCGGGGAGGGATTCGTCCGCTTCTCCGTCGGAGCGGAGGACGCCGAGGACCTGGTCGCCGATGTCGCGCGCGCCCTCGACCTCTCTCACGGGGCCGTCTGAGCTGTCCTGCGACGCCCGGCCGTGCGTCGCGGAGCGACGCCGGCCGCGGTGAGCCGCGCGCGTGGGAACGGCCCGAGCCTCCCCCCTCGTGGCTCGGGCCGTTCTGGGCTCCGTACAGAAGAGCCACCTCATCAAGGCTAGTTGACCCTGCGTCAGTGTCCAATCACTGTGGCGGCAGCGACCTATCGACATATTTATAGTTGCACCGCGAGTGACGGCCTGCGACGCGAAGGGGTTGAGTGCGTGGACGTGGCGCTGCTGCGTACGTTCGTCATGGTCCACCGAGCCGGCTCCTTCACCCGCGCCGCCGCCCTGCTCGGGCTCTCCCAGCCGGCCGTCACCTCGCAGATACGCACCCTGGAGCGCCAGCTCGGCCGCCCGCTCTTCCTCCGCAGGGCCCGCGGTGTGACGCCCACCTCGGTCGGCGACGAACTCGCCCACCGGGCCGCGCCGCACCTCGACGCCCTGGCGGAGATCGCGGAGGGCGCCCTCACCGTGGAGGCGCCGCTACGGACGCTGCATCTGGCAGGGCCGCCCGAGTTCATGGCGGACCGGGTCCTGCCCGCGCTGGCCGGCCTCAGAGACCCGTCGGGACCGTCGGTCCGGCTCCGCGCCGCCTTCGGTTCGGCCGAGGAGGTGCTCGAAGGGCTCGCGGCCGGGCACCACGACCTCGCCGTCACCACCCGCCGCCCGCGCGGCACCCTGCTCAGCTCAGGAACACTCTGCGACGAGGAGCACCTCCTGGTGGCGGCACCGCACTGGGCCGCGCGGTTCCCACCCGGGGCGGTACGGCGCGGCGGGGCCGAGGCGCTCGACAAGGTGCCGGTCGTCGATGTCCACGAGACCCTGCCCTTCACCAGGCGCTACTGGGCCACGGTCTTCGAGGCGCCGCCTCCGGAGCACGCGGCCGTGGTCGCTCCCGATCTGCGGGCGGTCCTTGCCTGCGTGGTCGCGGGAGCGGGGATGGCGGTCCTGCCGCGGTACCTCTGCGAGGACACTCTCCTCCGGCGTGAACTGGTCACCCTGCTGGAGCCCTCGCTGCCTCCACTGCGCACCTACTTTCTCGCCGTGCGGACCGGTACGCAGTCGCTGCCGCACCTCGCGGCCGTCCACGAGTGGCTGATGCGGGCGGCCGTCGCCTGGGGGTGAGCCCGCCGATGTTTCACGTGGAACACGCGGGGCCAGATTTCCTCCATGACCGTTCGCTCCGTGGTCAAGCGCACCGCCCGGGCCGTGCTCCTCGACGGTGACCAGCTCGTCCTGATCAAGCGCACCAAGCCCGGCGTCGATCCTTACTGGGTGACTCCGGGGGGCGGAGTCGAGCCGGAGGACGGCAGCGTCGTCGCCGCGCTCCACCGTGAGGTCCTGGAGGAGCTGGGCGCCAAGATCACCGATGTGGTCCCCTGCTTCGTCGACACGGTCGAGCACATCGGCGTGGACGCCGAGACCACCGGCGTGAAGGTGCAGCACTTCTTCGTCTGCCGCCTCGGCACCATGGACCCGGCCCTGCGCCATGGTCCCGAGGTCGAGGAACCCTGCGGAGAGTACGAGATCGTGCGCATTCCCTTCACCCGGCTCGGCATCGCCTCGGTCCACCTGGTGCCCCTGTCGTTGCGGCACTACCTGGACGGCAACATCGAGGGCGTCCGGGCGCTGCTCGCCCCGGATCTCGGCTGAGCGGGCGCGCGGCCGGCCGTGTCAAGCAGCCCGGCGTCCCCTGCCGCCGAACCGCTTCCGGCCCGTCGGCCCGAGTGGGGGTGTTTCACGTGAAACAGGGCACATCCCGGCTGTGGCCGCACGCTGCCGGAGGGGGCTGCTCACCGCGTGAGCTGCGGGAATGCCCGGCTCGGGCCTGGGCGTGGCTGACCGCGGAGCCGGTGATCCCCGGCTGAAAAGACGGTGGACGCGGAGGTCCCCCGTCGGCCAATCTGAGCCGCGTGTCGACACCTGCGCTCTCCGCTCTACCCGTCCGTCCGCTCACCCTCCGGGATCTCCCGGCCTGCACGAGCCTCGCGTACGACCGGGGGTGGTCCCCGGACGAGCACAAGTGGCGACTGCTGCTCGCGGCAGGACACGGGGTCGGCGTGGACGCTCCGGACGGAGGCGGGCTGCTGGGCGCCTGCACGCTCACCGACTTCGGCCCGCACGAGGCCCCCGCCTTCACCGCCATCGGCATGGTGCTGATCGCCGACCGGTACGCGCGGCAGGGCTTCGGCCGCCGCCTGCTGGAGCACGTCATCCG is drawn from Streptomyces diastaticus subsp. diastaticus and contains these coding sequences:
- a CDS encoding YibE/F family protein; this encodes MTSTTPPPPPPSQPPSDGPPPGGHDGGPPTGGHGHSHSHGPAAPVSRHLRKVIAAVLIPFAAAVVVGLLVLWPGGAPPHERTGVGMDRQTEQGSVTKLEQVDCSDVNVSQPPPTGDTSTPEGRSAQEQATGRCEKATIEVTSGPHAGRTFTEIVQPDASRKLSQGQGVVVAYAPDAPEELQYSVTDVDRKFPLTLLAAIFAVAVVLVGRMRGLMALVALAASFALLTLFILPAILQGSNPLVVAVVGASAIMLIALYLCHGLTARTSVAVLGTLVSLLLIGVLGSVFIGWAALTGNTDDNTGLIHGLYPEIDMSGLLLAGVIIGSLGVLDDVTVTQTSAVWELHQADPSMGRRKLYRAGIRIGRDHIASVVNTLVLAYAGAALPLLLLFSIAQSSVGMVANSELVAEEIVRTLVGSIGLVASVPVTTALAALVVSADKGTGVPVGGAPAARGGKGRRRRKR
- a CDS encoding SsgA family sporulation/cell division regulator, with the protein product MRESVQAEVMMSFLVSEELAFRIPVELRYETVDPYAVRLTFHLPGDAPVTWVFGRELLVDGVLDAAGDGDVHVCPVGREATREVHITLQVGSEQALFRAGKAPLLAFLDRTDRLVPLGSERAHADFDTHLDDALNRILAEEQSAG
- a CDS encoding IclR family transcriptional regulator, whose translation is MAHATPADRPDDWSTGTHQDDGHVAPTLIGSVQRALRLLEAAAVHEGGAPAKQLAREAGVALPTAYHLLRTLTHERYLRRVDGVYVLGSAVARLDEAHAQQSRRHLIDEVLRHWHERLGAPVYFAMYRDGEVDLVATADTPGNPAVAEWADFRETAHAHAIGQCLLSQLDEEGRRDHLSRHPVRQLTPYSVPDSRRLLRRLAAAERMQPVVEYQQYALGVACAAVPITVGSTAAVLALSLPAAQAERLRSTTQLLHRDVGSILRRLRFSISI
- a CDS encoding DUF5326 family protein yields the protein MGAREVFIGLPWWVKWIAVPVLALFIFGGLIASVVGFVVGLLFKILIFVALVGGLIYVVRKFFPSSGSGSW
- a CDS encoding cupin domain-containing protein, with the protein product MKAFRLDELEAERAANDGAYLQFLRERNMSVGLYALNAGQLDPQQPHRQDEVYLVVSGRAAITVGEETTEVGRGSVVYVPAGTPHKFHHISEDLRVMVVFSPPEG
- a CDS encoding phage holin family protein, encoding MTNFLVKTLANAAALLVAVWLLKDITLTGDSTGNKALTLIVVALIFGLVNFLVKPVVKVLTFPLFVLTLGLITLVVNALMLLLTSWLAGQFELGFHVDGFWTAVLGGLIISVVSWALNVALPDRKD
- a CDS encoding cystathionine gamma-lyase codes for the protein MTGDGTRAVRAGLPKAVKNEPTLPGPVFAAHFHLPGDVSGPYAYGRDDNPTWTHLEQAIAELDAPGGNAHTLVFASGMAAISAVLFSQLGAGDTAVLPDDGYQALPLLREQLSAYGVEVRTAPTGGDAQLDVLDGAKLLWIESPSNPGLDVCDIRRLVDAAHARSALVAVDNTLATPLGQRPLELGADFSVASDTKGMTGHGDILLGHVTCRDAELAAGVKRWRKIVGAIPGPMEAWLAHRSLATLHLRVERQTANALALAEALRARSDVTGLRYPGLSDDPSHTVAARQMRRFGSVVSFDLGARERAERFLAELRLVEDATSFGSVRSTAERRGRWGGDAVGEGFVRFSVGAEDAEDLVADVARALDLSHGAV
- a CDS encoding LysR family transcriptional regulator, whose amino-acid sequence is MDVALLRTFVMVHRAGSFTRAAALLGLSQPAVTSQIRTLERQLGRPLFLRRARGVTPTSVGDELAHRAAPHLDALAEIAEGALTVEAPLRTLHLAGPPEFMADRVLPALAGLRDPSGPSVRLRAAFGSAEEVLEGLAAGHHDLAVTTRRPRGTLLSSGTLCDEEHLLVAAPHWAARFPPGAVRRGGAEALDKVPVVDVHETLPFTRRYWATVFEAPPPEHAAVVAPDLRAVLACVVAGAGMAVLPRYLCEDTLLRRELVTLLEPSLPPLRTYFLAVRTGTQSLPHLAAVHEWLMRAAVAWG
- a CDS encoding NUDIX domain-containing protein; the encoded protein is MTVRSVVKRTARAVLLDGDQLVLIKRTKPGVDPYWVTPGGGVEPEDGSVVAALHREVLEELGAKITDVVPCFVDTVEHIGVDAETTGVKVQHFFVCRLGTMDPALRHGPEVEEPCGEYEIVRIPFTRLGIASVHLVPLSLRHYLDGNIEGVRALLAPDLG